The Xanthomonas sp. DAR 34887 genome has a segment encoding these proteins:
- a CDS encoding c-type cytochrome yields MKPDRHWLLAAAAAAGVFALMLPPAIGPAAAQSSDATPLYPQATFSTASGATVYAAICQSCHMPGGQGARGGGEYPALAGNPKVAAAPYVAMMVLDGRGGMPGFAGMLNDQQVVEVVHYVRSQFGNDYPGKLSAAEVRTLRH; encoded by the coding sequence ATGAAGCCCGATCGTCACTGGTTGCTCGCTGCGGCAGCTGCCGCCGGCGTGTTCGCGCTGATGCTGCCGCCGGCGATCGGCCCGGCCGCGGCGCAGAGTTCCGATGCCACCCCGCTGTATCCGCAGGCCACGTTCTCCACCGCCTCCGGCGCCACCGTGTACGCGGCGATCTGCCAGAGCTGTCACATGCCCGGCGGGCAGGGCGCGCGCGGCGGCGGCGAGTATCCGGCGCTGGCCGGCAACCCCAAGGTGGCCGCGGCGCCGTACGTGGCGATGATGGTGCTCGACGGCCGCGGTGGCATGCCCGGCTTTGCCGGCATGCTCAACGACCAGCAGGTCGTCGAGGTGGTGCACTACGTGCGCAGCCAGTTCGGCAACGATTATCCCGGCAAGCTCAGCGCCGCCGAGGTACGCACGCTGCGGCACTGA
- a CDS encoding RidA family protein, which translates to MRRSFVSRSLRAGLCAALWLPALAGAAEVVRHKIPNSDFPISAAVEIPAGKTTVYLSGAVPRPIDASAPKDSPAAYGDTKAQTVSVLSQIEAQLKGMGLGMGDVVKMQAFLVGDPALGGKMDFAGFMEGYRQFFGTPVQPNLPSRSAFQIAALGNPLYRIEIEVVAVRP; encoded by the coding sequence ATGCGCCGTTCGTTCGTTTCCCGCTCGCTCCGTGCCGGCCTGTGCGCCGCGCTGTGGCTGCCCGCCCTGGCCGGCGCCGCCGAGGTCGTGCGCCACAAGATTCCCAACAGCGACTTTCCGATTTCCGCGGCGGTGGAGATTCCGGCCGGCAAGACCACGGTCTATCTCAGCGGCGCGGTGCCGCGGCCGATCGATGCCAGCGCGCCGAAGGATTCGCCGGCCGCTTATGGCGACACCAAGGCGCAGACCGTCAGCGTGCTGTCGCAGATCGAGGCGCAGCTGAAAGGCATGGGCCTGGGCATGGGCGACGTGGTCAAGATGCAGGCGTTCCTGGTCGGCGATCCGGCGCTGGGCGGAAAGATGGATTTCGCCGGTTTCATGGAGGGTTACCGGCAATTCTTCGGCACGCCCGTGCAGCCCAACCTGCCGTCGCGCTCGGCGTTCCAGATCGCCGCGCTGGGCAATCCGCTGTACCGCATCGAGATCGAAGTGGTCGCCGTGCGTCCGTAG
- a CDS encoding pyridoxal phosphate-dependent aminotransferase: MQQPSRSRRTFLKDSALVAAAGFGAPWLAQAASGATQAADAELAPVLINANEYPDGPSPAAQRAIAAIASSGGRYLGELQMELLRTLAGQLGVGVDHLMAYAGSTEPLDYTMLAFTSPGASLVTADPTFESGWRAAARNGAKVIKVPLRKDDAHDVQAMCAADANAGVLYICNPNNPTGSVTARKDLDYALAHKPKGCVLVVDEAYLHFSDSASSMVDRVAAGDDVIVLRTFSKLYGMAGIRLGYAVARPDLLAKLKFYSVNSLPVTAVAAGLASLRDPALVPQRRALNSAIRNDVVRWLAAQGYACTASESNCFMLDVKRPAQAFMDAMATYGVFVGRSWALWPNRSRITIGTAPEMARFKRAFAHVVAGKRGPLPVPPPRMALHDPLHGFFRNA, encoded by the coding sequence ATGCAGCAGCCGTCGCGTTCGCGCCGCACTTTCCTCAAGGACTCGGCGCTGGTCGCCGCGGCCGGCTTCGGCGCGCCATGGCTGGCGCAGGCTGCATCCGGCGCAACGCAGGCGGCCGATGCCGAACTGGCGCCGGTGCTGATCAACGCCAACGAATATCCCGATGGCCCGTCGCCGGCCGCGCAGCGGGCGATCGCGGCGATCGCCTCCAGCGGCGGCCGTTACCTGGGCGAACTGCAGATGGAGTTGCTGCGGACCCTTGCCGGCCAGCTCGGCGTGGGTGTCGATCACCTGATGGCCTACGCCGGTTCCACCGAGCCGCTGGACTACACCATGCTGGCGTTCACCTCGCCCGGCGCGTCGCTGGTCACCGCCGATCCCACCTTCGAGTCCGGCTGGCGCGCCGCTGCGCGCAACGGCGCCAAGGTGATCAAGGTGCCGCTGCGCAAGGACGACGCGCACGATGTGCAGGCGATGTGCGCCGCCGATGCCAATGCCGGAGTGCTCTACATCTGCAACCCGAACAATCCCACCGGTTCGGTGACCGCGCGCAAGGACCTGGACTACGCGCTGGCGCACAAGCCCAAGGGCTGCGTGCTGGTGGTCGACGAGGCGTATCTGCATTTTTCCGACAGCGCCAGCAGCATGGTCGATCGCGTCGCCGCCGGCGACGACGTGATCGTGCTGCGGACCTTCTCCAAGCTCTACGGCATGGCCGGCATCCGCCTGGGCTATGCGGTGGCGCGGCCGGACCTGCTGGCCAAGCTGAAGTTCTACAGCGTCAACAGCCTGCCGGTGACCGCGGTCGCCGCCGGCCTGGCCAGCCTGCGCGATCCGGCGCTGGTGCCGCAGCGCCGCGCACTCAACAGCGCCATCCGCAACGACGTGGTGCGCTGGCTCGCCGCGCAGGGTTATGCGTGCACGGCGTCGGAAAGCAATTGTTTCATGCTCGACGTGAAGCGCCCGGCGCAGGCGTTCATGGACGCGATGGCCACGTACGGCGTGTTCGTCGGCCGCAGCTGGGCGCTATGGCCGAACCGCTCGCGCATCACCATCGGCACCGCGCCGGAGATGGCGCGGTTCAAACGCGCGTTCGCGCACGTGGTGGCCGGCAAGCGCGGGCCATTGCCGGTGCCGCCGCCGAGGATGGCGCTGCACGATCCGTTGCACGGATTCTTTCGTAACGCCTAG
- the azu gene encoding azurin, giving the protein MSFDQQQIKVAADCTEVALTLKHSGKLAAAVMGHNWVLAKTADFQAVANAGTSSSLADNYLPKNDARIIAHTKVIGAGQSDTIKFSTAKLSKGGDYTFFCSFPGHWAMMKGKFVFG; this is encoded by the coding sequence ATGTCCTTCGACCAGCAGCAGATCAAGGTCGCCGCCGACTGCACCGAAGTGGCGCTGACGCTCAAGCACAGCGGCAAGCTCGCCGCTGCGGTGATGGGCCACAACTGGGTGCTGGCCAAGACCGCGGACTTCCAGGCGGTGGCCAACGCCGGCACCAGTTCCAGCCTGGCCGACAATTACCTGCCGAAGAACGACGCGCGCATCATCGCGCACACCAAGGTGATCGGCGCCGGGCAATCGGACACGATCAAGTTCTCCACCGCCAAGTTGAGCAAGGGCGGCGACTACACCTTCTTCTGCTCGTTCCCCGGGCACTGGGCGATGATGAAGGGCAAGTTCGTGTTCGGCTGA
- a CDS encoding LuxR C-terminal-related transcriptional regulator translates to MLKPVTLLNPRLPPAVHDSSAMPDWVLADKLAPPRSRVAAVPREALLQHLDRAAELPLTLLLAPPGFGKTTLLGQWHQRLRERGEAAVAWLSLDEDDADPGRFLAYLALAARGAGIELGASLQATLQQHGQDLEVASTLPVLIRAIRAAPRRLLVILDDYDRGHASALDEVVTRLVEHAGGQLHLLLATRRAPALPLARWALQGQLERIGARELALDEAETLALLGPQVPVAMARQLRRQTEGWAVALQLAGLWLGGDERRRDDLGRFSGRTAELAAYLAEQVLNDLDPELRALLLQLSPLERFNAALADAVRERDDSGRLLERLAHFQGLLVALDGEHEWFRFHPLFADYLYQQLERDTPGLAPQLHRRAAHWFDAHGQLPEAVRHAVRGGAIDSAADCIARAGTWQLLLRHGTAPIRALLRRFPRSSIGERPALNLTQAYLHMKLGEFAHAQTLLERFRDFPEHVRAPFERDYTVVVALLRDLLDQVCANPRGLAQIAAQAAALDEDDGLGRGTLWCICATTALGRADFAGAERYAQLAGSAMQAGGSEVGASYALIHLAQSHYYRGHLERAEATCRQALAIAQRQQQLDPTLQAVGQCLLAQLQCEHGRYDEAADCLQPALGFLEQHDGWLDIYAAGYETALVLARQHDRSGRAALDLLDHIDRIAHARHLGRLADLALAWRLHVLLDQPPSPAIDVLVARTGGEARFAHALGQPQDWRFLAALGFALARWHRLGGRTRAALAVLQGVEAACMAADNQVHLARVRARMALVLHDRGESAAALPYLRHALQHVASTQAWQCLLELGVPGKALLRMARQQDPQAAPNTTLAMTIQALLDKLRHDQDSGAELFSERELEVLALLAQGDANKQIARRLALSENTVKFHLKNLYRKLEAGTREAALASALQRGLLQRMAPPDTGLD, encoded by the coding sequence ATGCTCAAGCCTGTCACGCTGTTGAATCCGCGTTTGCCGCCGGCCGTGCACGACAGTTCCGCCATGCCCGACTGGGTGCTGGCCGACAAACTGGCGCCGCCGCGCTCGCGCGTGGCCGCGGTGCCGCGCGAGGCCCTGCTGCAGCACCTGGACCGCGCCGCCGAGCTGCCGCTGACCCTGTTGCTGGCGCCGCCCGGCTTCGGCAAGACCACCTTGCTCGGGCAATGGCACCAGCGCCTGCGCGAACGCGGCGAAGCCGCGGTGGCATGGCTGTCGCTGGACGAGGACGATGCCGACCCGGGGCGCTTCCTCGCCTACCTGGCGCTGGCCGCGCGCGGTGCCGGGATCGAACTCGGCGCGTCCTTGCAGGCCACGCTGCAGCAGCACGGCCAGGACCTGGAGGTGGCGTCCACGCTACCGGTGCTGATTCGCGCGATCCGTGCCGCGCCGCGGCGCCTGCTGGTGATCCTCGACGACTACGACCGCGGCCACGCCAGCGCGCTCGACGAGGTGGTGACGCGGCTGGTCGAACACGCCGGCGGCCAATTGCACCTGCTGCTGGCCACGCGCCGCGCGCCGGCGCTGCCGTTGGCGCGCTGGGCGCTGCAGGGCCAGCTGGAACGCATCGGCGCACGCGAACTGGCGCTGGACGAAGCCGAGACGCTGGCGCTGCTGGGACCGCAGGTGCCGGTGGCGATGGCCCGCCAGCTGCGCCGGCAGACCGAGGGCTGGGCGGTCGCGCTGCAACTGGCCGGGCTGTGGCTGGGCGGCGACGAACGCCGCCGCGACGATCTGGGCCGGTTCTCCGGACGCACCGCCGAGCTGGCGGCGTATCTGGCCGAACAGGTACTCAACGACCTGGATCCGGAGTTGCGCGCGTTGCTGCTGCAACTGTCGCCGCTGGAACGGTTCAACGCCGCGCTCGCCGATGCGGTGCGCGAGCGCGACGACAGCGGCCGCCTGCTGGAGCGGCTGGCGCACTTCCAGGGCCTGCTGGTGGCGCTGGACGGCGAACACGAATGGTTCCGCTTCCATCCGCTGTTCGCCGATTACCTGTACCAGCAGCTGGAACGCGACACGCCCGGACTGGCGCCGCAACTGCACCGGCGCGCCGCGCACTGGTTCGACGCGCACGGACAGTTGCCCGAAGCGGTGCGACATGCGGTGCGCGGCGGCGCGATCGACAGCGCCGCCGATTGCATCGCCCGCGCCGGCACCTGGCAGTTGCTGCTGCGTCACGGCACCGCGCCGATTCGCGCGCTGCTGCGCCGCTTCCCGCGCAGCAGCATCGGCGAGCGGCCGGCGCTGAATCTGACCCAGGCCTATCTGCACATGAAGCTGGGCGAGTTCGCGCACGCGCAGACCCTGCTGGAACGCTTCCGCGACTTCCCCGAACACGTGCGTGCGCCGTTCGAGCGCGACTACACGGTGGTGGTGGCCTTGCTGCGCGACCTGCTCGACCAGGTCTGCGCCAACCCGCGCGGCCTGGCGCAGATCGCCGCGCAGGCGGCGGCGTTGGACGAGGACGACGGCCTGGGCCGCGGCACGCTGTGGTGCATCTGCGCCACCACCGCCCTGGGCCGCGCCGATTTCGCCGGTGCCGAACGCTATGCGCAGCTTGCAGGCAGCGCGATGCAGGCCGGCGGCAGCGAGGTCGGTGCCAGCTATGCGCTGATCCACCTGGCGCAGAGCCACTATTACCGCGGCCACCTGGAGCGCGCCGAAGCCACCTGCCGCCAGGCGCTGGCCATCGCCCAGCGCCAGCAGCAGCTCGATCCCACCCTGCAGGCGGTCGGCCAGTGCCTGCTGGCACAGCTGCAATGCGAGCACGGCCGCTACGACGAGGCCGCAGACTGCCTGCAGCCGGCGCTGGGCTTCCTGGAACAGCACGACGGCTGGCTGGACATCTATGCCGCCGGCTACGAGACCGCGCTGGTGCTGGCGCGCCAGCACGACCGCAGCGGCCGCGCCGCGCTGGACCTGCTCGACCATATCGACCGCATCGCGCACGCGCGGCACCTGGGCCGGCTCGCCGACCTGGCGCTGGCGTGGCGGCTGCACGTACTGCTCGACCAACCGCCGTCGCCGGCGATCGACGTACTGGTCGCGCGCACCGGCGGCGAGGCGCGGTTCGCGCATGCGCTGGGCCAGCCGCAGGATTGGCGCTTTCTCGCCGCGCTCGGCTTCGCCCTGGCCCGCTGGCACCGCCTCGGCGGACGCACCCGCGCTGCGCTGGCGGTGCTGCAAGGCGTGGAGGCGGCCTGCATGGCCGCCGACAATCAGGTGCATCTGGCGCGGGTGCGCGCGCGCATGGCGCTGGTGCTGCACGACCGCGGCGAATCCGCCGCTGCCCTGCCCTATCTGCGCCACGCGCTGCAGCACGTGGCCAGCACCCAGGCCTGGCAATGCCTGCTGGAACTGGGCGTGCCGGGCAAGGCGCTGCTGCGCATGGCGCGCCAGCAGGATCCGCAGGCCGCGCCGAACACCACGCTGGCGATGACCATCCAGGCGCTTCTGGACAAGCTGCGCCACGACCAGGACAGCGGTGCCGAGCTGTTCAGCGAACGCGAACTGGAAGTGCTGGCGCTGCTGGCGCAGGGCGACGCGAACAAGCAGATCGCGCGACGCCTGGCGCTGTCGGAGAACACGGTCAAGTTCCACCTGAAGAACCTGTACCGCAAACTGGAAGCCGGCACCCGCGAAGCCGCGCTGGCCAGCGCGCTGCAACGCGGCCTGCTGCAGCGCATGGCGCCGCCGGATACGGGATTGGACTGA
- the hemL gene encoding glutamate-1-semialdehyde 2,1-aminomutase, giving the protein MHHARSHALFAQAQSLIPGGVNSPVRAFKSVGGEPFFVQRADGPYLYDVDGNRYIDYVGSWGPMIAGHNHPAVREAVQRAIGDGLSFGAPCPAEVTMAETITRLVPSCEMVRMVNSGTEATLSAVRLARGATGRSRIVKFEGCYHGHGDSFLVKAGSGMLTLGVPTSPGVPAGLSELTATLSYNDFDGATALFDEIGSEIAAVIIEPVVGNANCIPPREGYLQHLRALCTRHGALLIFDEVMTGFRVALGGAQAHYGVVPDLTTFGKIIGGGMPVGAYGGRAELMRQIAPSGPIYQAGTLSGNPVAMAAGLAMLELVQAPGFHQRLEAATAALCAGLEQAAADAGVAVTTNRVGAMFGLFFTTQKVETYAQAIACDTAAFNHFFHAMLERGVFLAPSAYEAGFLSSAHDQGVLEATLAAAREAFDVVAAG; this is encoded by the coding sequence ATGCACCATGCCCGCTCGCACGCCCTCTTCGCCCAGGCGCAATCGCTGATCCCCGGCGGCGTCAACTCGCCGGTCCGCGCCTTCAAGTCGGTGGGCGGCGAGCCGTTCTTCGTGCAGCGCGCCGACGGCCCCTACCTGTACGACGTGGACGGCAACCGCTACATCGACTACGTCGGCTCGTGGGGCCCGATGATCGCCGGGCACAATCACCCGGCAGTGCGCGAAGCGGTGCAGCGCGCGATCGGCGACGGCCTGTCGTTCGGTGCGCCGTGCCCGGCCGAGGTGACGATGGCCGAGACCATCACTCGGCTGGTGCCCTCGTGCGAAATGGTGCGCATGGTCAATTCCGGGACCGAAGCCACCCTGTCGGCGGTGCGCCTGGCGCGCGGCGCCACCGGGCGCAGCCGCATCGTCAAGTTCGAAGGCTGCTACCACGGCCACGGCGACTCGTTCCTGGTCAAGGCCGGCAGCGGCATGCTGACCCTGGGCGTGCCGACCTCGCCGGGCGTGCCGGCGGGCCTGAGCGAACTCACCGCCACGCTCAGCTACAACGACTTCGACGGCGCCACCGCGCTGTTCGACGAGATCGGCAGCGAGATCGCCGCGGTCATCATCGAGCCGGTGGTCGGCAACGCCAATTGCATCCCGCCGCGCGAAGGCTATCTGCAACACCTGCGCGCGCTGTGCACGCGGCACGGCGCGCTGCTGATCTTCGACGAGGTGATGACCGGCTTCCGCGTCGCGCTGGGCGGCGCGCAGGCGCACTACGGCGTGGTGCCGGACCTGACCACCTTCGGCAAGATCATCGGCGGCGGCATGCCGGTCGGCGCCTACGGCGGCCGCGCCGAGCTGATGCGGCAGATCGCCCCGTCCGGGCCGATCTACCAGGCTGGCACGCTCAGCGGCAATCCGGTGGCGATGGCCGCCGGCCTGGCGATGCTGGAGCTGGTGCAGGCGCCGGGCTTCCACCAGCGCCTGGAGGCGGCCACCGCGGCGCTGTGCGCGGGGCTGGAGCAAGCCGCGGCCGACGCCGGCGTGGCGGTGACCACCAACCGGGTGGGGGCGATGTTCGGGCTGTTCTTCACCACGCAGAAGGTGGAGACCTACGCCCAGGCCATCGCCTGCGACACCGCCGCGTTCAACCATTTCTTCCACGCCATGCTGGAGCGCGGCGTGTTCCTGGCGCCGTCGGCGTACGAAGCCGGCTTCCTGTCCAGCGCGCACGATCAAGGCGTGCTGGAGGCCACGCTGGCCGCGGCGCGCGAGGCATTTGACGTGGTCGCCGCCGGCTGA
- a CDS encoding TonB-dependent receptor, whose amino-acid sequence MHRTIRRSALALALALAAGNGYAQSTTGSIVGSVPPGAGESSVLITNTSGFSREVKVDERGRYAQGNLPLGTYTVTLKRDGQVVETRENISLVVGAGTEVGFGGGSAQTLDAVNVVAGNVARIDVASVDSRTVITAEQLAVLPLGRSAEAIALLAPGVVANSGGYDNGPLGGSLASFGGSAASENAYYLNGFNTTDPASSLGGLTLPYGAIDQQEIFTGGYGAQYGRSNGGVISQVGKRGSNEWHFGAAVIWQPDSLSARQSDLYFRKDSVYWDPSNAKYTAGNYMPLSETKADQTTYSAYVGGPLVQDRLFFFLALEQVDSSGTRVADARVTSGGISGSPWTRYDYKQTRAYAKIDWQISDNHLLEFTGAQDKARTNGNIYGYDYVNREVGSYKGREGKNEFGPTLFVGKYTGYFGDNLTLTALYGKESLPNKLTAIGYDAGNGPFLNSVANQNPAYTGGTAIGNAQTVVSITDPDREYKKDNLRLNLNWRLGAHSIDVGIDNQKSEAINIGSYKSGPGYAWTYGYTPDPYGLNSGGLVSGSVAEDGSVGVPSPGLADPTYGSTGYYVTQDIDTNLYSYDAKQTAYYVEDHWQATEKLMLSLGVRNDSFTNYTPFGQAYIELKNQWAPRLGFSWDVKGDSSLKVYGNIGRYYLGLPLSPAGLFTPAVSTTTYYTYSGINADGTPILATQLAPPVSANSRFGRLADVRTAVAEDIKGENQDEVILGFTTVLPNDWVFGVRGTHRRLNDGIDDTNLDNSNAGLVAAAAAAGVDIDWTKNASAALVNPGKTNTYRVIGTDGQVHALTVTREQGGYPEFKRRYSALEFNLERPFDGRWYAKASYVWSHSYGTTEGQLRSDLWRTGGALGSYQGQAATSTTQSWDHAALMEHFNGNQSNDRRHQLKAYGFYQLTEEWGASGNLSLISGAPRPCLGYYYGSNYDAGDRDPAGYANPSITGGTYHFCYNPATGTGEASPPGSHGNLSWVAQLDLGLTYKPKFAEGKLALSLDVFNVTNRQTVTNVYPFSELNPGEVNPLWNQAVAYQAPRSARVTLSYDF is encoded by the coding sequence ATGCACCGTACGATCCGCAGGAGCGCCTTGGCGCTCGCGTTGGCGCTTGCCGCCGGCAATGGCTATGCGCAGTCCACCACCGGCAGCATCGTCGGCAGCGTGCCGCCCGGCGCCGGCGAGAGCAGCGTGCTGATCACCAACACCAGCGGCTTCAGCCGCGAGGTGAAGGTGGACGAACGCGGCCGCTACGCGCAGGGCAACCTGCCGCTGGGCACCTACACGGTCACGCTCAAGCGCGACGGCCAGGTGGTGGAGACGCGCGAGAACATCAGCCTGGTGGTCGGTGCCGGCACCGAAGTCGGCTTCGGCGGCGGTTCGGCGCAGACGCTGGACGCGGTGAACGTGGTGGCCGGCAACGTGGCCAGGATCGACGTGGCCAGCGTCGACAGCCGCACCGTGATCACCGCCGAGCAGCTGGCGGTGCTGCCGCTGGGCCGCAGCGCCGAGGCCATCGCCTTGCTGGCGCCGGGCGTGGTCGCCAACAGCGGCGGCTACGACAACGGCCCGCTCGGCGGTTCGCTGGCCAGCTTCGGCGGCTCGGCGGCGAGCGAGAACGCCTATTACCTCAACGGCTTCAACACCACCGATCCGGCCAGCAGCCTCGGCGGGCTGACCCTGCCGTACGGCGCGATCGACCAGCAGGAAATCTTCACCGGCGGCTATGGCGCGCAATACGGCCGTTCCAACGGCGGCGTGATCAGCCAGGTCGGCAAGCGCGGCAGCAACGAATGGCATTTCGGCGCGGCGGTGATCTGGCAGCCGGACAGTCTCAGCGCCCGCCAGAGCGATCTGTATTTCCGCAAGGACAGCGTGTACTGGGATCCGAGCAACGCCAAGTACACCGCCGGCAACTACATGCCGCTGAGCGAGACCAAGGCCGACCAGACCACCTACAGCGCCTATGTCGGCGGCCCGCTGGTGCAGGACCGGTTGTTCTTCTTCCTGGCGCTGGAGCAGGTCGATTCCAGCGGTACCCGCGTCGCCGATGCGCGCGTCACCTCCGGCGGCATCTCCGGCTCGCCATGGACCCGCTATGACTACAAGCAGACCCGCGCCTACGCCAAGATCGACTGGCAGATCAGCGACAACCACCTGCTCGAATTCACCGGCGCGCAGGACAAGGCGCGCACCAACGGCAACATCTACGGCTACGACTACGTCAACCGCGAGGTCGGCAGCTACAAGGGCCGCGAAGGCAAGAACGAGTTCGGCCCGACCCTGTTCGTAGGCAAATACACCGGCTATTTCGGCGACAACCTCACCTTGACCGCGCTGTACGGCAAGGAAAGCCTGCCCAACAAGCTCACCGCGATCGGCTACGACGCCGGCAACGGTCCGTTCCTCAACAGCGTCGCCAACCAGAATCCGGCCTATACCGGCGGCACCGCGATCGGCAACGCGCAGACGGTGGTGTCGATCACCGATCCGGACCGCGAATACAAGAAGGACAACCTGCGCCTGAATCTCAACTGGCGGCTCGGCGCGCACAGCATCGATGTCGGCATCGACAACCAGAAGAGCGAAGCGATCAACATCGGCTCGTACAAGTCCGGCCCCGGCTATGCCTGGACCTACGGCTACACCCCGGACCCGTACGGCTTGAACAGCGGCGGGCTGGTCAGCGGCTCGGTGGCCGAGGACGGCAGCGTCGGCGTGCCCAGTCCGGGGCTGGCCGATCCCACCTACGGCAGCACCGGCTACTACGTCACCCAGGACATCGACACCAATCTGTATTCCTACGACGCCAAGCAGACCGCGTATTACGTCGAGGACCATTGGCAGGCCACCGAAAAGCTGATGCTCTCGCTCGGCGTGCGCAACGACAGCTTCACCAACTACACCCCGTTCGGCCAGGCCTACATCGAACTGAAGAACCAGTGGGCGCCGCGGCTGGGTTTCAGCTGGGACGTCAAGGGCGATTCCAGCCTGAAGGTGTACGGCAACATCGGCCGCTACTACCTCGGTCTGCCGCTGTCGCCGGCGGGCCTGTTCACCCCCGCGGTGTCCACCACCACCTACTACACCTACAGCGGCATCAACGCCGACGGCACGCCGATCCTGGCCACCCAACTGGCGCCGCCGGTGTCGGCCAATTCGCGCTTCGGCCGCCTCGCCGACGTGCGCACCGCGGTGGCCGAGGACATCAAGGGCGAGAACCAGGACGAGGTCATTCTCGGTTTCACCACGGTGTTGCCGAACGACTGGGTGTTCGGCGTGCGCGGCACCCACCGCCGGCTCAACGACGGCATCGACGACACCAACCTCGACAACTCCAACGCGGGCCTAGTGGCCGCGGCGGCCGCGGCAGGCGTGGACATCGACTGGACCAAGAACGCCAGCGCGGCGCTGGTCAATCCGGGCAAGACCAACACATACCGGGTGATCGGCACCGACGGCCAGGTGCACGCTTTGACCGTGACCCGCGAGCAGGGCGGCTACCCCGAATTCAAGCGCCGCTATTCGGCGCTGGAATTCAACCTGGAACGCCCGTTCGACGGCCGCTGGTACGCCAAGGCCAGCTACGTATGGTCGCACAGCTACGGCACCACCGAAGGCCAGCTGCGTTCGGACCTGTGGCGCACCGGCGGCGCGCTGGGCAGCTACCAGGGCCAGGCGGCGACCTCGACCACGCAGAGCTGGGATCACGCAGCGCTGATGGAGCACTTCAACGGCAACCAGTCCAACGACCGCCGCCACCAGCTCAAGGCGTACGGCTTCTACCAGCTGACCGAGGAATGGGGCGCTTCCGGCAACCTGAGCCTGATTTCCGGCGCGCCACGCCCGTGCCTGGGCTACTACTACGGCAGCAACTACGACGCCGGCGACCGCGATCCGGCCGGCTATGCCAACCCCAGCATCACCGGCGGCACGTACCACTTCTGCTACAACCCGGCCACCGGCACCGGCGAGGCGTCGCCGCCAGGATCGCACGGCAATCTGAGCTGGGTGGCGCAGCTCGATCTCGGCCTGACCTACAAGCCGAAATTCGCCGAAGGCAAATTGGCGCTGAGCCTGGACGTGTTCAACGTCACCAACCGGCAGACGGTGACCAACGTCTATCCGTTCTCCGAATTGAACCCGGGCGAAGTCAATCCGCTATGGAACCAGGCGGTGGCCTACCAGGCGCCGCGCTCGGCCCGGGTGACGCTGAGCTACGACTTCTGA
- the thiE gene encoding thiamine phosphate synthase — protein MKASPPPRGVYLITPDEADGERLLARVAPLLGHGPTWLQYRNKRADAAQRLAQATALQALCAQAGVPLIVNDDVALAQAVGAAGVHLGEDDGDLAAARAALGADALIGASCYDDLALARAAVTAGASYVAFGAFFPTRSKVTTRRADPGLLRDAAAFGLPRVAIGGLTPDNGRAVVAAGADLLAVISGVFDAEDPRAALAAYRACFD, from the coding sequence ATGAAGGCATCACCGCCGCCCCGCGGCGTCTATCTGATCACCCCCGACGAGGCCGACGGCGAACGCCTGCTCGCGCGCGTGGCGCCGCTGCTCGGCCACGGTCCGACCTGGCTGCAGTACCGCAACAAGCGCGCCGACGCGGCGCAGCGCCTGGCCCAGGCGACGGCGCTGCAGGCGCTGTGCGCGCAGGCCGGGGTGCCGCTGATCGTCAACGACGACGTGGCCCTGGCGCAGGCGGTCGGCGCCGCCGGCGTGCATCTGGGCGAAGACGACGGCGACCTGGCCGCCGCGCGCGCAGCGCTCGGTGCCGATGCGCTGATCGGCGCCTCGTGCTACGACGACCTCGCACTGGCCCGTGCCGCCGTCACGGCGGGCGCCAGCTACGTCGCCTTCGGCGCGTTCTTCCCCACGCGCAGCAAGGTCACCACGCGCCGTGCCGACCCCGGCCTGCTGCGCGATGCCGCGGCGTTTGGCTTACCGCGGGTGGCGATCGGCGGGTTGACTCCCGACAACGGCCGCGCCGTGGTCGCCGCCGGCGCCGACCTGCTGGCGGTGATCAGCGGCGTGTTCGACGCCGAGGATCCGCGCGCGGCCCTGGCTGCGTACCGCGCCTGCTTCGACTGA
- a CDS encoding rubredoxin → MPSWRSLSVRRRGWDNAPPFRQQTRDYPMSDATATTYRAWMCVVCGFIYREIDGLPEEGIAPGTRWEDVPDTWTCPDCGVTKDDFEMVEMD, encoded by the coding sequence ATGCCTTCATGGAGAAGCCTTTCAGTGCGCAGGCGAGGGTGGGACAATGCCCCTCCGTTCCGCCAGCAGACCCGCGATTATCCAATGAGCGATGCCACTGCCACCACCTACCGCGCCTGGATGTGCGTCGTCTGCGGCTTCATCTACCGGGAAATCGACGGCCTGCCGGAAGAGGGCATCGCCCCCGGCACGCGCTGGGAAGACGTGCCCGACACCTGGACCTGCCCCGACTGCGGCGTGACCAAGGACGATTTCGAGATGGTGGAGATGGACTGA